Proteins from a single region of Verrucomicrobiales bacterium:
- a CDS encoding phosphoketolase family protein has product MTTLTELSPTLKRNRRPSNALPVQSKSTLASPTSHDALDRYLRAVNYLAAAQVYLQGNPLLEKPLRHKHIRERLLGHWGTCPGINFIYTHLNRLIRNTDASVLLLTGPGHGAAANLANAYLEGSLREVYPDLTLDRAGLERFVKRFSWPGGFASHLNPELPGVIHEGGELGYALATAFGAVFDNPDLIAACIVGDGEAETGPTAGAWHSGKFLNPATDGAVLPILLLNGFKIANPTLFVSMTEDELLALFAGNGWQARIVSTDADAHRDMAAACDWAYAAIRSLQKSSREGSAVERPRWPMIILRTPKGWTGPVAVDGKAVEGSYRAHQVPAKECKTNRTHLKVIERWLRSYRPEELWDEQGRPQADLLALCPRGDRRMAMNPHANGGKLRRPLDLPPLKDFAVDARDHGEVRVSGMETLGKYLAEVIRRSEPRRHFRIVCPDELESNKLGAVFQATQRQFTWPVPRHSENIAPSGAVLEVLSEHNCQGWLQGYLLTGRHGLFPCYEAFISIVDGMMNQYAKFLKAAGEVPWRVPVSSLNYLLTSETWRQEHNGYSHQGPGFINNLLTKKGHTYRIYLPPDANTLLSTVRHCLCSTGYINLIIAAKHPLPQWLSPAEADEHCRVGASAWRWASTHGEEEPEVVLAGCGDNLTVEVMAAAQILGEEAPAWRVRVVNVTDLQVIGIPQKYPHGLDEYRFQRLFPLGCPVVFNFHGYTAAIKQLLWERPENERFDVNGYREEGTTTTPFDMQVRNKTSRWHLVIQAAQKLAARNPRMSALAEELIRKYESKLTEHYTYVRTMSIDPPEILNWRWKARRAGK; this is encoded by the coding sequence ATGACAACACTGACAGAACTTAGTCCGACGCTGAAAAGAAATCGGCGGCCCTCGAACGCGCTTCCCGTCCAATCTAAATCAACACTAGCGTCCCCGACTTCGCACGATGCTCTCGACCGCTACCTGCGCGCGGTGAATTACCTGGCCGCCGCGCAGGTCTATTTGCAGGGGAATCCGCTGCTAGAAAAACCGCTCCGACACAAACACATCCGCGAACGGTTGCTGGGGCATTGGGGCACTTGTCCGGGTATCAACTTCATCTACACACACCTGAACCGGCTCATCCGCAACACGGATGCGAGTGTGTTGCTACTGACCGGGCCAGGGCACGGCGCGGCGGCCAATCTGGCCAACGCTTATCTCGAAGGTTCACTGCGGGAAGTGTATCCCGATCTCACGCTCGACCGCGCGGGATTGGAGCGCTTCGTCAAGCGGTTCTCATGGCCCGGTGGTTTCGCCAGTCACCTCAATCCCGAACTGCCCGGCGTCATTCACGAGGGCGGCGAGTTGGGTTACGCGCTGGCGACGGCGTTTGGTGCCGTGTTCGACAACCCCGACCTCATCGCCGCGTGCATCGTCGGTGATGGAGAAGCGGAGACCGGCCCGACAGCCGGTGCCTGGCACAGCGGAAAGTTCCTGAATCCGGCCACGGATGGCGCGGTGCTGCCCATCCTTCTGTTGAACGGATTCAAAATAGCCAACCCCACGCTGTTCGTTTCGATGACTGAGGACGAGTTGCTCGCGTTGTTTGCCGGCAACGGCTGGCAGGCGCGCATCGTCTCGACCGACGCCGACGCCCATCGTGACATGGCGGCGGCGTGCGACTGGGCTTACGCCGCGATTCGTTCCTTGCAGAAATCTAGCCGCGAAGGCAGTGCGGTGGAACGCCCGCGCTGGCCCATGATTATTCTGCGCACGCCCAAAGGCTGGACCGGTCCCGTCGCGGTGGACGGAAAAGCGGTGGAAGGTTCCTACCGCGCCCATCAGGTGCCCGCCAAGGAATGTAAAACCAACCGCACCCATCTCAAGGTCATCGAACGCTGGCTGCGCTCGTATCGGCCCGAAGAACTGTGGGATGAACAAGGCCGCCCGCAAGCGGACCTCCTCGCGCTTTGCCCCAGGGGCGACCGGCGCATGGCCATGAATCCGCATGCCAACGGCGGCAAATTGCGGCGCCCGCTCGACCTTCCGCCGCTGAAGGATTTCGCCGTGGACGCTCGTGATCATGGCGAGGTGCGCGTGAGTGGTATGGAGACGCTGGGCAAATACCTCGCCGAAGTCATCCGCCGGAGCGAACCGCGCCGCCATTTCCGCATCGTTTGCCCGGACGAATTGGAATCGAACAAGCTGGGCGCGGTGTTTCAGGCGACGCAGCGCCAGTTCACCTGGCCCGTGCCGCGTCACTCCGAGAATATCGCACCTTCCGGGGCGGTGCTCGAAGTGTTGAGCGAGCACAATTGTCAGGGCTGGCTGCAAGGCTACCTCCTCACGGGCCGGCACGGATTGTTCCCCTGCTACGAGGCGTTCATCTCCATCGTGGACGGGATGATGAACCAGTATGCGAAGTTCCTGAAAGCCGCGGGCGAAGTCCCGTGGCGGGTGCCCGTTTCGTCGCTCAATTACCTGCTCACCTCGGAGACATGGCGGCAGGAACACAACGGTTATTCGCACCAAGGACCGGGCTTCATCAACAATCTGCTCACCAAGAAGGGTCATACCTACCGCATCTATCTGCCGCCCGACGCCAACACGTTGCTCAGCACCGTCCGCCACTGCCTGTGCTCGACGGGTTACATTAACCTAATTATCGCCGCCAAGCATCCGCTGCCCCAATGGCTGAGTCCCGCCGAGGCGGACGAACACTGCCGCGTCGGCGCGTCGGCGTGGCGGTGGGCCAGCACGCACGGGGAGGAGGAGCCGGAAGTCGTGCTCGCCGGTTGCGGCGACAATCTCACCGTGGAAGTGATGGCCGCGGCACAAATCCTCGGCGAAGAAGCACCGGCCTGGCGAGTGCGGGTCGTCAACGTGACTGACCTTCAGGTGATCGGCATTCCGCAGAAATATCCGCACGGACTGGACGAATACCGCTTCCAACGATTGTTTCCGCTGGGCTGTCCCGTTGTCTTCAATTTCCACGGCTACACCGCCGCCATCAAACAACTGCTGTGGGAGCGGCCCGAAAACGAACGCTTCGACGTGAACGGCTATCGGGAGGAAGGTACGACCACCACTCCGTTCGACATGCAGGTGCGCAACAAGACCAGCCGCTGGCATCTGGTCATTCAAGCTGCGCAGAAGCTGGCCGCGCGCAACCCGCGCATGTCGGCCCTCGCCGAGGAATTGATCCGCAAATACGAGAGCAAGCTCACCGAGCATTACACTTACGTCCGCACGATGAGCATTGACCCGCCGGAAATCCTCAATTGGCGCTGGAAGGCGCGCCGGGCTGGTAAATGA
- a CDS encoding acetate/propionate family kinase: MNILVINSGSATLKLDALEIAPAGGQTQRLAQARFEQLGSAAGLHFSADTGRTLKETRTVPDHTAALQLFLGWLRRENDTALDISAVGHRVVHGGPKFNSPKLLTPETLFELESLHVLAPLHNPPAMAGIRAARGVFGPDMPMVAVFDTAFHRTLPEHAATYALPAELARRHGIRRYGFHGLAHESMLRRYSELTGSPTSQGNLITVQLGGGCSVTAIREGRSVDTSMGFTPLEGLMMATRAGDIDPGALMTLLRDENLSSAALEEMLNRQCGLLGVSGRSADMRELLTTAPNDTRAALAVEMFCYRVSKYVGAFLAALGGAQAVVFGGGIGENSPEVRARICERLPWFGLRLDASRNLATLAADARISDDTSRLQAWVVAVDESVLVAGQTAAVIENCASPQAKTEAMT; encoded by the coding sequence ATGAACATCCTCGTCATCAACAGTGGCAGTGCGACGCTCAAGCTGGACGCGCTGGAAATCGCACCGGCGGGCGGTCAAACACAACGTCTTGCCCAAGCGCGGTTCGAGCAGCTCGGCTCCGCTGCGGGCCTCCACTTCTCTGCTGATACTGGGCGGACGCTGAAGGAGACGAGAACAGTTCCCGACCACACCGCCGCGCTTCAACTGTTCCTTGGCTGGTTGCGCCGCGAGAATGACACCGCGCTGGACATCTCGGCTGTCGGTCACCGCGTGGTGCATGGTGGCCCTAAGTTTAATTCACCCAAGCTGCTCACGCCGGAGACGCTGTTCGAGTTGGAGTCATTGCACGTCCTCGCGCCGCTGCATAATCCGCCGGCGATGGCCGGCATTCGCGCGGCGCGCGGCGTCTTTGGTCCGGACATGCCGATGGTGGCGGTGTTCGACACCGCGTTTCACCGCACACTGCCCGAACACGCCGCCACCTACGCGCTGCCGGCCGAACTCGCGCGACGTCATGGCATCCGTCGCTACGGTTTTCACGGCCTTGCGCACGAATCCATGCTGCGCCGCTACTCGGAACTGACGGGCAGTCCAACCTCGCAGGGCAATCTCATCACGGTGCAACTGGGCGGCGGCTGCTCCGTCACGGCCATTCGCGAGGGGCGTTCGGTGGATACATCGATGGGTTTCACCCCGCTCGAAGGATTGATGATGGCCACGCGTGCCGGGGATATTGACCCCGGAGCGCTGATGACGCTGCTGCGCGACGAAAACCTTTCGTCGGCGGCGCTGGAGGAAATGCTCAACCGCCAATGTGGGCTGCTCGGTGTGTCCGGCCGTTCCGCCGATATGCGCGAGTTGCTCACCACCGCGCCTAACGACACTCGCGCGGCACTGGCCGTGGAAATGTTCTGCTACCGCGTGAGCAAATACGTGGGTGCGTTCCTGGCCGCGCTGGGCGGAGCGCAAGCGGTCGTTTTCGGCGGCGGCATCGGCGAGAACAGTCCCGAAGTCCGCGCTCGCATCTGCGAACGCCTCCCTTGGTTCGGCCTGCGTCTGGACGCCTCACGAAACCTCGCCACGCTAGCCGCCGACGCTCGCATCTCCGACGATACTTCCCGCCTTCAGGCGTGGGTTGTCGCCGTGGATGAGTCAGTGCTGGTGGCCGGGCAAACTGCCGCTGTAATCGAGAACTGCGCCAGCCCGCAGGCAAAGACGGAGGCGATGACGTGA
- a CDS encoding universal stress protein has protein sequence MKATIKKPKRLVRRKPSATLTKALTPMPAANAPVIELVPSLLKIGRVLVPVDFSDCSLKALHYAVRFAEQFGSKLILTHVVELYPGDYVFGLKDAIDSNQWRFEQARAQLERTCESLAWPRTVRTERVVLFGKPFHQICDAAKERSIDLIIIATHGRTGLQRLQLGSTAERVVRHAPCPVLVVREWEKEFA, from the coding sequence ATGAAAGCAACCATCAAGAAGCCCAAACGTCTCGTCCGCCGCAAGCCCTCCGCGACCCTCACCAAAGCACTCACGCCCATGCCGGCGGCAAACGCGCCCGTCATCGAACTGGTGCCTTCGCTGCTGAAAATTGGCAGAGTCCTTGTGCCGGTGGATTTTTCCGACTGTTCGCTCAAGGCGCTGCACTACGCCGTTCGTTTCGCTGAGCAGTTCGGCTCCAAACTCATCCTCACCCACGTCGTCGAGTTGTATCCCGGCGATTATGTGTTCGGCCTCAAGGACGCGATTGACTCCAACCAGTGGCGCTTCGAGCAGGCGCGTGCCCAGTTGGAGCGGACGTGCGAGTCACTGGCCTGGCCGCGCACGGTTCGCACCGAGCGGGTCGTGTTGTTCGGCAAACCGTTTCACCAAATCTGTGACGCCGCCAAGGAGCGAAGCATCGACCTCATCATCATTGCCACGCACGGACGCACCGGACTGCAACGCTTGCAACTGGGCAGCACCGCCGAACGCGTGGTGCGCCACGCCCCGTGTCCGGTGCTCGTTGTGCGCGAATGGGAGAAGGAATTCGCCTGA
- a CDS encoding 4Fe-4S dicluster domain-containing protein yields MPNADLNESTATLDRADLSRLFEALHARGYQIVGPTVRDGAIVYDTLADSDQLPFGWTDEQDGGKYRLKKRNDAALFGYVVGPHSWKKYLFPPEQRLFRARKTAEGFEVLPENIVAPKLAFLGVRSCELHAIAIQDKVFLGGQFVDAVYQARRQNVFIIAVNCGQAGGTCFCVSMKTGPKATSGFDLALTEILDGQRHYFVVESGSDAGAQVLAELPHRPAETAELSAAAEATARATAQMGRTLDTTGIKELLYRSLEHPQWDRVAGRCLSCANCTLACPTCFCANVEDVTDLTGEHAERWRKWDSCFTVGFSYIAGGSVRSSVKSRYRQWLTHKLATWIDQFGTSGCVGCGRCITWCPVAIDLTEEVRVIRQSERRVPPPKKEII; encoded by the coding sequence ATGCCAAACGCCGACCTCAACGAATCGACCGCCACGCTGGACCGCGCTGACCTATCGCGCTTGTTCGAGGCGCTGCACGCCAGGGGCTATCAGATCGTGGGACCGACCGTCCGGGATGGAGCGATTGTCTATGATACACTGGCCGACTCCGACCAACTCCCGTTCGGCTGGACGGACGAGCAGGACGGCGGCAAGTATCGTTTGAAGAAGCGAAATGACGCCGCGCTCTTCGGCTACGTCGTCGGGCCACATTCGTGGAAGAAGTATCTCTTTCCACCGGAGCAACGGCTCTTCCGCGCCCGCAAGACGGCGGAAGGATTCGAGGTTCTGCCGGAGAACATCGTCGCTCCCAAACTCGCCTTTCTTGGCGTCCGTTCCTGCGAACTGCACGCCATTGCCATTCAGGACAAAGTCTTCCTCGGTGGGCAGTTCGTTGACGCAGTGTATCAGGCACGGCGGCAAAACGTCTTCATCATCGCGGTCAACTGCGGCCAGGCGGGCGGCACTTGCTTCTGTGTCTCGATGAAAACCGGCCCGAAGGCGACGAGCGGTTTCGACCTCGCGCTCACGGAGATTCTCGACGGCCAGCGCCACTATTTCGTCGTCGAGTCCGGCAGCGACGCGGGCGCGCAAGTGCTGGCGGAATTGCCCCATCGTCCTGCCGAAACCGCAGAACTCTCCGCCGCCGCCGAAGCGACCGCCCGAGCCACGGCCCAGATGGGCCGCACTCTTGACACCACGGGAATCAAGGAACTGCTCTATCGCAGCCTCGAACATCCGCAGTGGGATCGCGTGGCAGGCCGCTGTCTCTCGTGCGCGAACTGCACGCTGGCCTGCCCGACCTGTTTCTGCGCGAATGTCGAGGACGTGACCGACCTGACCGGCGAACACGCCGAGCGTTGGCGTAAGTGGGATTCGTGTTTCACCGTCGGCTTCTCGTACATCGCGGGCGGTTCGGTGCGTTCGTCCGTTAAATCGCGTTACCGCCAATGGCTCACGCACAAACTGGCGACGTGGATTGACCAGTTCGGCACGTCGGGCTGCGTGGGCTGCGGGCGTTGCATCACCTGGTGCCCGGTGGCCATTGACCTCACCGAGGAAGTCCGCGTCATCCGCCAATCCGAACGCCGCGTGCCTCCGCCAAAAAAGGAAATCATCTAA
- a CDS encoding cyclic nucleotide-binding domain-containing protein, which translates to MKVFRALINEHPFFHGMKPEHLELVVKAAREVKFAADDVIFREGDCAGDFFLLETGKVVLDAHAPGREAVAIQTLGPADALGWSWLFPPFVWHFGARALEPTTAICFDGARLLIACERNSALGYDLMKRVARVMMQRLQATRLQLLDVYGTHP; encoded by the coding sequence ATGAAAGTCTTCAGGGCACTCATCAACGAACACCCGTTCTTCCACGGGATGAAGCCGGAGCACCTCGAACTCGTGGTCAAGGCTGCGCGCGAAGTGAAGTTCGCTGCCGACGATGTGATCTTCCGCGAGGGCGATTGCGCAGGCGATTTCTTCCTCCTTGAAACCGGCAAGGTCGTGTTGGACGCACACGCGCCGGGCCGTGAGGCCGTGGCTATTCAAACGCTCGGCCCCGCCGACGCGCTCGGCTGGTCGTGGCTGTTCCCGCCGTTCGTCTGGCATTTCGGCGCGCGGGCGCTTGAACCGACCACAGCAATCTGCTTCGACGGCGCGCGGTTGCTTATCGCCTGCGAGCGAAACTCCGCGCTGGGCTACGACCTGATGAAGCGTGTCGCCCGGGTCATGATGCAACGCCTCCAGGCCACGCGCCTGCAATTGCTCGATGTGTATGGAACGCACCCTTGA
- a CDS encoding FAD/NAD(P)-binding protein yields the protein MLPAPWRVEQVRKETADTFTLALAPLADTPSLAFAPGQFNMLYVFGVGEVPISISGNPVEPSPLTHTTRAVGTVTRAMWKLQPGDALGVRGPYGSGWPVAEAVGRDVVLVAGGLGLAPLRPALYHLLARRGDFGKVVLLYGTRTPQDLLFRPELRRWGARRDLHVHVTVDRAVGQWRGNVGVVTTLIPHAPFDPSNSVAMLCGPEVMMRFTALELQKRGVPPERIFVSLERNMKCAIGFCGHCQYGPEFVCKGGPVFRYDRVKPLLNVREL from the coding sequence ATGCTGCCCGCGCCTTGGCGCGTCGAGCAGGTGCGCAAGGAAACTGCGGATACGTTCACGCTCGCGCTCGCTCCGCTGGCGGACACTCCGTCGCTCGCGTTCGCGCCAGGCCAGTTCAACATGCTCTATGTCTTTGGCGTCGGCGAAGTGCCCATTTCCATCAGCGGCAACCCGGTCGAGCCGTCGCCGCTCACGCACACGACGCGCGCGGTGGGCACCGTCACGCGCGCTATGTGGAAGCTCCAGCCCGGCGACGCGCTCGGCGTGCGCGGGCCGTATGGTTCAGGCTGGCCGGTTGCCGAAGCGGTGGGGCGCGATGTGGTGCTCGTGGCAGGCGGACTCGGGTTGGCCCCGCTGCGCCCGGCGCTTTACCACCTGCTCGCGCGTCGGGGAGACTTCGGCAAAGTCGTCCTGCTCTACGGCACGCGCACGCCGCAGGACCTGTTGTTCCGCCCGGAACTGCGGCGGTGGGGCGCGCGACGCGATCTGCATGTTCACGTCACCGTGGACCGCGCCGTCGGCCAGTGGCGCGGCAATGTCGGCGTCGTCACCACGCTCATCCCGCACGCGCCGTTTGACCCATCGAACTCCGTGGCGATGCTGTGCGGGCCGGAAGTGATGATGCGCTTCACGGCGCTCGAATTGCAGAAGCGCGGCGTACCGCCGGAGCGCATCTTCGTCTCGTTGGAGCGAAACATGAAATGCGCCATTGGCTTCTGTGGCCATTGCCAGTATGGGCCTGAGTTTGTTTGCAAGGGCGGCCCGGTGTTCCGCTACGACCGCGTCAAGCCGCTGCTAAATGTCCGGGAACTGTGA
- a CDS encoding oxidoreductase, translating into MKAPPKPKLAVWKFASCDGCQLSLLDCEDELLALAGQVHIANFVEASREVVKGPYDLSLVEGSITTPHDAERIHQIRRVSKHLVTIGACATAGGIQALRNFKDVKEFTAIVYARPDYISTLAKSTPIADHVFVDFELRGCPVNKHQLIEVISAFLSGRKPNTPPHSVCMECKRRGIVCVMVAHGTPCLGPVTHAGCGALCPAYNRGCYGCFGPKETPNTGSLATWMGHILHVTEPDLVRAFRTYNAGAEAFRKESEAHEEH; encoded by the coding sequence ATGAAAGCGCCGCCCAAGCCCAAACTCGCCGTGTGGAAGTTCGCCTCGTGCGACGGCTGCCAGTTGAGTCTGCTCGATTGCGAGGACGAACTGCTCGCGCTCGCCGGACAGGTTCACATCGCGAACTTCGTTGAAGCCTCGCGCGAAGTCGTCAAAGGCCCCTACGACCTGTCTCTCGTTGAAGGCTCCATCACCACCCCGCATGACGCCGAGCGCATTCACCAGATTCGCCGGGTCTCGAAGCACCTCGTCACCATCGGCGCGTGCGCCACGGCGGGCGGCATCCAGGCGTTGCGCAATTTCAAGGACGTGAAGGAATTCACCGCCATCGTCTATGCGCGGCCTGACTACATCTCCACGCTGGCGAAGTCCACGCCCATTGCCGACCATGTGTTCGTCGATTTCGAGCTGCGCGGCTGCCCGGTGAACAAGCACCAGTTAATCGAGGTTATCAGCGCCTTTCTCTCCGGGCGCAAACCGAACACTCCGCCGCACAGTGTCTGCATGGAGTGCAAGCGGCGCGGCATCGTCTGCGTGATGGTCGCGCATGGTACCCCGTGTCTCGGCCCCGTGACGCACGCGGGTTGCGGTGCGCTCTGCCCGGCCTACAACCGCGGTTGCTACGGCTGCTTTGGCCCGAAGGAGACACCGAACACCGGTTCGCTTGCGACATGGATGGGCCACATCTTGCACGTCACAGAGCCGGACCTGGTGCGCGCCTTCCGCACCTATAACGCCGGCGCGGAAGCCTTCCGCAAAGAAAGCGAGGCGCATGAAGAACACTAG
- a CDS encoding nucleoside monophosphate kinase: MKNTRTIKVDYLARVEGEGALLIKIKGGVVTDVKLKIFEPPRFFEAFLRGRDFREVPDITARICGICPIAYQMSGVHAMEDACGVTLGGPLRALRRLIYCGEWIESHTLHIYMLHAPDFLGYESAIHMAKDHAAIVQRGLQLKKVGNQIVSTVGGREVHPVNVRVGGFYRVPTKHDLAPLAERLKWARDAALETVRWTAQFGFPDFEQDYEFVALRHPDEYPFNEGHIASNRGLDIAARDYDEHFTEEHVEHSNALHSVLKERGAYFVGPMARYSLNFDRLSPLAQNAAREAGLDSVCRNPFRSIIVRSVEVLWACDEALRIIENYEPPDAPSVEVPPRAATGYSATEAPRGLLYHRYRLDEQGHILDAQIVPPTSQNQKTIEDDLRRFVPPRASLPTDQLTWQCEQAVRNYDPCISCATHFLKLSIERESEESASMKAGLPARTEPSTGILRSEGRDRLDPLPTPRSVIVLLGGPGSGKGTHGQALAAALRYQHLSLGQHLRDHIRRATPLGRGAREFIARGQLVPDEVASEAVRPMLGSYSSAKGFVLDGYPRSLAQAEALDAIVSSLGCVVAQILHLVISDDEMLRRLAGRLTCRVCGWTCHAIAQPPVRPGVCDVCGGELFRREDDEPDTIRRRVAVFHRMIGPVLDFYRKSDRLVEIAAEGSVQEVSARLVAQSRGQYPS; this comes from the coding sequence ATGAAGAACACTAGAACCATCAAAGTGGATTACCTCGCCCGCGTGGAGGGCGAAGGAGCGCTGCTCATTAAAATCAAGGGCGGGGTCGTGACCGACGTGAAGCTCAAGATTTTTGAGCCGCCGCGGTTCTTCGAGGCGTTCCTGCGCGGACGCGATTTCCGCGAAGTGCCCGACATCACCGCGCGGATCTGCGGCATCTGTCCCATCGCCTATCAAATGAGCGGGGTTCATGCGATGGAAGATGCGTGTGGCGTGACGCTGGGCGGCCCGTTGCGCGCGCTCCGTCGCCTCATCTATTGCGGGGAATGGATCGAAAGCCACACGCTCCACATCTACATGCTGCACGCGCCGGATTTCCTCGGCTACGAGAGCGCCATCCACATGGCCAAAGACCACGCGGCCATCGTGCAGCGCGGCTTGCAGTTGAAGAAAGTGGGCAACCAAATCGTGTCCACGGTCGGCGGGCGCGAAGTGCATCCGGTCAACGTCCGCGTCGGCGGCTTCTATCGCGTGCCTACCAAACATGATCTCGCGCCGCTGGCCGAGCGGCTCAAATGGGCGCGCGACGCCGCGCTCGAGACCGTTCGCTGGACGGCGCAATTCGGCTTCCCCGACTTCGAGCAGGACTACGAGTTCGTCGCGCTCCGGCATCCCGACGAATACCCGTTCAACGAAGGCCACATCGCGTCGAATCGCGGCCTGGACATCGCCGCCCGCGACTACGACGAGCACTTCACCGAGGAACACGTCGAACACTCCAACGCGCTGCACTCGGTGCTCAAGGAACGAGGCGCCTATTTCGTGGGTCCGATGGCGCGTTACAGCCTCAACTTCGACCGGCTCTCGCCGCTCGCACAGAACGCCGCGCGCGAAGCTGGTCTCGATTCGGTGTGCCGCAATCCTTTTCGGAGCATCATCGTTCGCTCCGTCGAAGTGCTCTGGGCCTGCGACGAAGCCCTGCGGATCATCGAGAATTACGAGCCGCCGGACGCGCCCTCGGTCGAGGTCCCGCCCCGTGCCGCCACGGGCTACAGCGCGACCGAGGCCCCACGGGGTTTGCTCTACCATCGCTACCGCCTGGACGAGCAGGGGCATATTCTGGACGCCCAAATCGTGCCGCCCACGTCGCAAAACCAAAAGACCATCGAGGACGACCTCCGCCGTTTCGTGCCGCCGCGCGCGAGCCTGCCGACTGACCAACTCACCTGGCAATGCGAGCAGGCCGTCCGCAATTACGACCCGTGCATCTCCTGCGCAACGCACTTTCTGAAGCTCAGCATCGAGCGTGAGAGCGAAGAGTCTGCGAGCATGAAGGCCGGACTGCCTGCCCGCACAGAGCCCTCGACCGGGATTCTCCGCTCTGAAGGACGGGATCGGCTGGATCCACTGCCGACGCCGAGGAGCGTCATCGTTCTGCTGGGCGGACCGGGATCGGGCAAGGGCACCCATGGGCAGGCATTGGCGGCGGCGCTCCGCTACCAGCATCTGTCGTTGGGCCAGCATCTCCGCGACCACATCCGGCGCGCGACGCCGTTGGGTCGTGGCGCCAGGGAATTCATTGCTAGGGGACAGTTGGTCCCTGACGAAGTGGCGAGCGAGGCGGTAAGGCCGATGCTCGGCAGCTATTCTTCCGCCAAGGGTTTCGTTTTAGATGGCTATCCGCGCTCCCTGGCACAGGCGGAGGCCTTGGATGCGATTGTGTCGTCGCTCGGTTGCGTCGTCGCCCAGATCCTCCATCTCGTCATTTCAGATGATGAAATGCTGCGTCGGCTCGCGGGTCGCTTGACGTGCAGGGTGTGCGGGTGGACCTGTCATGCAATCGCCCAACCGCCAGTCCGGCCCGGTGTGTGCGATGTGTGTGGCGGAGAACTGTTCCGACGCGAAGACGACGAGCCGGACACGATACGGCGACGGGTCGCCGTGTTTCATCGGATGATCGGTCCGGTCCTGGATTTCTATCGGAAGTCTGACCGACTAGTGGAGATAGCTGCGGAGGGTTCGGTGCAGGAGGTGAGCGCCCGGTTAGTCGCACAATCGAGAGGACAATATCCATCATGA
- a CDS encoding hydrogenase maturation protease yields MTLTLDGRSMFTQPSSGILLLGLGNDFRGDDGVGRVVARRLAQTEWPGVTVREESGEGVTLMEAWKYADSVILVDAVQSGDAPGTIHRLDARAQSIPANFFHYSTHAFSVAEAVELARALNQLPPRLILYGIEGRDFSDGERISPEVAAAMDELLGRVRQEIQSILANFNH; encoded by the coding sequence ATGACACTCACTCTCGACGGCAGATCCATGTTCACGCAACCGAGCTCGGGCATCCTTCTCCTCGGGCTAGGGAACGATTTCCGGGGTGACGACGGTGTGGGCCGAGTGGTTGCGCGGCGTCTGGCTCAGACTGAGTGGCCAGGTGTGACCGTGCGCGAGGAGAGCGGCGAAGGGGTCACCTTGATGGAGGCGTGGAAGTATGCCGACTCGGTGATACTCGTTGATGCCGTCCAATCCGGGGACGCGCCGGGGACGATTCATCGGCTCGACGCGCGGGCGCAGAGCATCCCAGCGAACTTCTTCCATTACTCAACGCACGCCTTCAGCGTGGCAGAGGCAGTGGAACTTGCGCGCGCGCTGAACCAGCTTCCACCCCGGCTCATCCTCTACGGCATTGAGGGCAGAGACTTCAGCGACGGAGAAAGGATTTCACCCGAAGTCGCCGCGGCGATGGACGAACTGCTGGGCCGCGTCCGTCAGGAGATCCAAAGTATCCTCGCGAACTTCAACCATTGA
- a CDS encoding hydrogenase maturation nickel metallochaperone HypA, with translation MHEFSLIIDLMRKIKDIAAQHQAKKVASVRVVLGALCHISPEHFREHFEEAAVATVADGAELEVVINPDPNDPHAQDILLDSVDVEE, from the coding sequence GTGCACGAATTCTCCCTGATCATCGACCTCATGCGAAAAATTAAAGACATTGCGGCGCAGCACCAGGCGAAGAAAGTGGCGAGCGTGCGCGTGGTGCTTGGCGCGCTCTGCCACATCTCGCCCGAACATTTCCGCGAGCACTTCGAGGAAGCCGCCGTCGCCACGGTGGCCGACGGGGCGGAGCTTGAGGTCGTGATTAATCCCGACCCCAACGACCCGCACGCGCAGGACATCCTGCTCGACAGTGTGGATGTGGAGGAGTGA